The window ACAGATAATAATGAATGATCACGGTTATTGTCACAGAGGGGACTGTCACGGAGGGTACCTCTTGTCTAATAGATAGCGGTCATTAATAGCCACCCTGCAATCTTCTCTGTAGCAAAGTGTTTAAGTAAAACAATGATACTAGACTTGTCTAGTGTTATAACCAAAACCTTCTTGAGGTGTATTATATATAATACAAAAGTCATGTATCTGTAAAAATGTTGCACACTCTTTTCATAATGCATTCCTTCTCAAACAGGGTCACTTTctgattatttttgttttattttacttaGAAATATTAGGTTCTAACAAGCTAGGCAATTGAAAAAGACAACACTGTACTGTAAAAGGCTCATTAAGACCTTGTCCTAACAAAAACAAGACACTTTCCAATCTGCAACTTCCATGAAGTCTTATAAAGTCTTGTATAATCTGAAAATACAAACAGCTCAGATACATCAATAATTTAAGTGTCTCTCTCTCAACAATGACTGAACACAGAATTGAGgtgataatttttttcctgaaagtATTGACCTCATTTATGCATGTACAGATGTAATTACCAGTACAATCATGTAAGATGATTTTGAATGTAAGTTGTTCATTGAATGAAAGTGCCGTACATCAAAAAAGGCAAGAACAACTTCTGAACATAACTTGCAATACAGTCAATTGTATATGATGTACACTGTTCTATGAAAGTAAATGTCAGATGAGTGTACATTTTACCATGCTGGTAGATTATAAACTTATGGACCTATGCAGATCTTCCATGTTGTTTACAAACATGTATGAATGGTGTAGTTTTACTAGCAATGGCTAATGTGAAAAAATTTTGTACAAGATTACTTCCAGCATATTTTTCAGACAGTTTCATGTTACCACTAGTCCAAGTTTCTTTATTATCATGCACTGCTTAAAGTTTGTGCTGCTTTCTAATGAAAAGGTGCACTTTCTCAACCTCACACtgagttgaaatagtaaaaCAGGGTTCTGTCGACTGATACAGGAGCCATCTGCTATGAACTTGTTGTAATCCTGTTGAATGTTTTGAAGCGTTCTTTTTTCTACGTTCCCTCGCTGAGGAGCATGGCAAGAGAGTTGCATCATCTCATAAGCTATCAGGCACCAAAGGCATGGATACTTGCCTGCAAAAAAGTCATAGAGATTATTTCATGAATGCAAATTCATGAAATAATTTAGACTAAATAGGTATCTATTGATATCATTTTGTGTGTAATGATAGTCTTGAACTCACCTGACACTCCAGCTATTCCAAATACCTTGCACAGAAATTCATAGTCACCAAATAAGAAAACCACTTGCTCTTTGCCTCTACAAATATATGTAAGCAACATAAAtaattttgataattatcacCATCCCTGCAAATATAATTTGCCTTAAAATAAATGTAATGAATGaccatagttagtaactatggaaTGACTAACCTCCAAGTAGCTCCCTTCAAGGTGTTTACTTGCTCCTTGTATTTCATCAAAGCAGTCTTCAAATTGGCCCATGTGTCTTTTGCATGGAACATGGCAAAGACCactgtatttgtttttgaattGGGATGCCTCAGGTTGGCAACCTGGAAAGCCATTTTAAATGACCCACCACCAGCATCACCTCCAAGTTTTATGTGAATTTCCTGTTCCGGGATGGCATTGTTCCATGTTAAGCGTCCATTCCTAAAGCAATCATGAGTTGTTTGAATTAATAATTAAAGTTGAATTCACTGCACAAGAAAGAAACTTACGGctttctttaataattattaaacacatactgtaaataaattgttgatatgaaaaaaaaaagtatatgtATCATACTTTTCATTTTCATCCAAATGAAGTTTTATGAATTGGTTAAGATCTGCAACATAACCAAACTCTGCTTCTCGGATCTCGGGATTGCaacttggtttcttaaactcgAAGGGAACCATTTCGCATACTAAGTTGGCAGGAGCAGTGATGGACTGAACTTGCTTCCGCTGATACACTTCGCTCTCAGAGGAAAGTCCCCATTGATCAAACCATCTGAGGAGACAATGCCATTATGATGTAAGTACCTAATGAAAATTGACTTTGTTATCTTCAGTATACATGCATATTGGCCTGTATATTCCAATTTCAAATCATGCAAGAAATAGTCAAAGTAGGACTTCAAGTAGTGTCTAGGGTACCTCCTAAGTTTTCTAACTTTGTACCATGTTTTCCCAAGGTCTGCTTTCATTGCCAAGATGTCACCCCTTGGAATGGTTATTTTAAATTCCTTACCCAAAGCCTCCTTCAGTAGTGCTTCTCTCTCCAGTCTAGCCATGGCTTTAAGTTCATCCTTTAACTGAGTTCCAGAAGCACCACCACTTACAGCTTTTCTTGTCTCTGCAAGCACCTTTGATCTTTGCCTGACagttttttttgttaccttgtcAGTTTTCTTCCTTGCTCTTGTCCTTTTAACCAATTCTAGGGGCTGAAAATAGAATTTTATTGCATTATCTTTTTCcatgttttgaaaatgaaggtagtttttaaatttaaataatgTTATTTACCTGGCCACCTGTTTTGAGGAGAATGGTTGCCCCATCTTGAGACTGTGAAAGGAACTGGCAAATGATAAACAACCCCACTTCCTCTTTAAGGGAGGTATAAACTTCCTTTGGGCTTTGTAGCAGTTGCTTCACTGTTAGTTGTTCCTCATAGACGGTAGCAGTACTGACAGTAGCTACACCAGGTGCTTCAAGCTGTTCTTGTGGTGGTGGTGTTTGCACTAGTGCTTTTCTCCTTACTGCTGCTGTGGGTACCAGAGTCTCCAACACACTGGAGGGTGGTGTGCCTGGAACTACCCCAGGTATTGGTGTTACATTATCTGGGGGTGCTCTCATAGGGTTTGGGgtgcaattttcttcatgttgTGGTAACTGGTGCAATTTTACAGTATGAGTACATGTAGGACATTGTAAATCTAGTTCTGAAAGTATCGTTCGTAGAACAAAAGCAGCTGGTTGTATAAACTCCTTTGGATTCTCGATCACAGTTCGGCAAACTGGGCATAGAGATCCACACATTTCAAAGGCAAATGAAAGGCAACCTGCACAAAATATGTGGGGGGTTTGGCATTTAGTCTGGACAGGTTGATCAAGGACTTCTTTACAAATTGGGCACACATATTAATGCTTTATGTTCTCAACAAACTGTTCTGGGTAAAGAGGTTCTGCTCCTCGGTAGCTTTTTAGATTATTGACCTCCTCGGAAAATGAGAGTGCAGTAGGTTTGGGTTGAAAGCTCAATGTGCCAGACATTCCTTCAACCATTTCTGCCTGTTCTTTGGGTCCAGGGTCATCTTTTGGTTTTACTCCAGGcctgcttttttttcttctaccgggtttttgttgtTCCTTAAATAAGCTGCATGTTGCACAATTGCCTGTTCTCTTGTGTGGGGGCCAGATGTTGATTGCTAAACGTGTACCTTCTCTTGAAGCAAGCTTGTAGCACTTGTGACAGAACTTAGGGGGGCATGTTTCAAGGTCATCTTCTCGAATTTTCACACCGAAGGCTTCAAAAATCATGTCTTTCTTATcatcacaaagaaaactgttCTCGTACTTATCTTTGGCCTTCTTCAACCGGTCTCCACAAATTCGACAAAGCTTTTCCAGTATTAGTTGATGTTCAGAAAGCCCAAAGTTAGCCATCTGAGTGAACTGGATTGAATCCTCAGCAGGTAATAAGTCAACAAGCAAGCAAATATACTCAAAATCTTTAAAATTCAACTTCCCTTTTATTGATTTAGTTGGGAACAAGTTTATTTTATATTATGTTTCAGGAAAAGGAGGGGGACATGGggatttgcggtgttgcggtgttgatggttttttcaatgcggtgatgcggtgaataaaatctcaatttGTGGTGTTGCGGTGATCGCAAACCCAACGGTGTGCGATGTTTGTGTTTCGCAAGCTACGGTGTTCGGTGAAATGACATTATTTGCTCCACACTCTGGAAATGTTGTTTTATCGCTTGGCAGCTTTTCGGGCCAACTTCTCAGTAATGTTCATGGAACTTCATACAAACGACCTCTCCGGGTAAGTACAAGATGATTTACGGGTATCAACAGTATCGACGCGTAGGCATGCATTGACAAGAgtacattttgttgtgtttattttgtggaaaattgtttAGGTATAAAAGTGTTATGTCAAGTGTAGACGTTAAAATCATGtagctaaaaataattgttgcggtgacggtgtttcgtcgacttttcttgcggtgatgcggtgttcgttaattttttttgcggtgttgcggtgtttAGGGCCCCCCCCCATGTCCCCCTCGAAAAGGTGTGTGTTTTTGGATTGAAGGTCGTTCTTAATGGAGTACGTGCAGGAGAGATAACAATCACGTCCGAGTTTTATGAAGGCTAGTTCGTTCTATATGTAATTCACTGTAAATTTTAAACCATAAAAAGATCAATTCCAAAAAGGCAAGCGCCAGTGGTAAGGAAATCAAAATAGCTGGTTTATAAAGCGTTAGCTTTGTGCGTGGTTTTGCAATTTCCCCCCAGCCCACACATTACGTGTGCCATTCGAGAACGTACGAGAAAGTTTAACTCATTTCTGGTCGCAGAACAATGTACTGTTTCGCGCAATCGAATGGCTTCTTCGACGTCCAACCTTTGTTTTTCCTCATTTAAGTCTTGGGTGCACAAAACTATAGTGAGAAGTTCGGTTCGCAATGTTGCGGGAAATATATGTTGAAGACGATGGAAAAATGAACGCCATCTTCACCCTTTTGGTAGTGACATACGAGCGGTGATTTCACCGTTCAAAACAATTCGGATTAACTCGCCAAGGCAAACAAGTAAACAACAAAAGGTTGAATAAAAACCAGGGATATGCCTTTAATGCAGAAAAAATTcgaatacatcatatattggaTGTGTATTTCACGAGACTTGAAAATGGCGAAAGGCGCTTCACCTAAGAACAACACGCTCACAAACAAGCGACAGCTTTCACTGTCTTCCCCTTGATGTGGCTCTCGTATGTTAAACATTACATGTAACTGGAGAGGTTAAAAATAAGAACTGCGCATAAAATATCCATTTTTGCTCCTTGGGCGCATATATTTTTGGTCAAGGGATTTTCTGTGGGCTCTTGTCTGTTGAGCCGTGATTCCAACGCTTTCAGCGGTTTCAAACTCAAAAGGTCAATTTGCCATGCGCGAACTAAATTTCCATTTGTCGCGGCCAACACAGCGGGacagcggtcaaacgtctgcgcatgtgcgagCGTTGGAGTGGCGGAAAGGCGGCCAAAATGGCGGTGCGAGCTTTTGGGCTGAAGTTGTGACACTCAAGTCGCCTCACAGGAGTTGCAAACGACCACACAAGCGAGTAAGTCTGTACATATTCTTTTATTGAGACATACAGTAGCCACATGTAGAAGTGATGTCAAACAGTACATCAAACTAAAGCAATGACAGCTGATCGTACGATGTATTCGATTTAGCAAGGTCTATATAAATTATACTAAGGCACTCATGCACGAGAAGGCACAGCATTGGAAATCATTGTAAGTTACACGTAAAGAAAGGTGAAATGCCGTGTTCTTGTCGTGATCTGTGTAAATATTACATCATTCATATCATCCTTCAAGCTTACGTACAATTCTTGAGTTAAGTGCATAAGCATGTTTtataaattaatatattttgcaACAGAAATACTGAATGCTCtcctatttttttcattttaagtaATAAAAAGTTCTTTCGAACtatcgtgttttttttttttgagtgtaGTGCTTCTGTGTagttgtattgttttttgttttgaagtacCTGTTATTTCCAGAGATGTTCTCTTATCTGTTCAACACAAACAAGAACTTCGCCGTTCTTCTTTTTGTAAGAAGTTTTAAGTAATGTTAATttatcttcttttgaaattcgTTCTTTACactacactgtacatgcaaAATAACTGGTCTTTAGTCACAGAAATATTACAAATGTAAGGGAACATAAGTTGTGTTGTAATGACATTTCTTGTTTACTTTTTGCCAGAACTCCTTAGCTTCTCTTCCTGATATGTCAGACCTAGCAACTATGGAACCATGAGGGGAATGGAAGTGACTGTCAGGACAAACAGTTTTCCATCTTGAGCAACAAACCAGATGGTCATGTGGAACTGCTTTCAGGGATAAAATAGGATGCAATGTAGCACATTACAGTGAACATGCTAATTTATTACCAGATTTCTGGATTTCAAGATACTGAAATGTACATCTGCACTGTTCTCTGTATTATGCTCCACAATTGTTAAATTTGTGTAACCTTCTCATTACCGAAAACGACCAATACAGCACAAGGCAGCAGATTGTATAGCAAACAAAggaattattactattattttcaagattattattattcttttgttgttgttattattattattattattattgttgttgttgaaatgtCTCTTAATTTTAGACTCACTACAGGTATGATTAAAATGAAGGGctcaagaaaggaaataaagaatatattattattcataCTTCACCTGAACTGTTTGATTTGCTTCTGTTTATCGTATGCCCTCAGTTGTTGGCATTGTGCAGCAAGAGGACTAAAACATGACTTGTGATGGTTTTTAAGAcctttggtgaaaatttcttaCAGGTGACTTTTTGTGGTACCACCTTTACATTAAAGTGTCCCTTCCTTTGCATATGCATCACTTTCTCAACTTTAGATTATCTGGTATGCGAACTGTCTGGATGTTATGGAAATCATCCAGTAGTAACACCACAGATGTACCTtcctaataaaagaaaatgaataatcCATTGACAAACTAAATATTACACAATGTGATGTTGAACTAATGAAGTTACtgacaagcaaacaaaagtaatatttataaaaagtaATATTCCATAGATTACAGTCAAATTCCCTTGAGCAATAAACTCTAAATTGTCTATCTTGAAAACAGTAATCTTATTTTAGCTCTGTATTCATcacttaatattattttataatgtaATTGAATACACTCCCTAACATGTGAGTCCGAATGCTGCTCCTGTAAGTTCCTTTTGTGCCTGTCAATAGTTTGTGGTGCAACTGAGAAATCAAAGATGGGGCCATTGTTCAGGCCAGCTCTTGAAAGGCCATGCTGATGCATGTAGAGACCCAAGTCTTTTTGCAAAGGACATGTAATATGTGATATATGCagacatgaaaatttatttcagatTTTTCAGATGTACTcttttattggtttaaattcATGTTCGTGCACACCTGAAATATGCTATTATGTGAAGGAGGGCAACTGTTCTTTGTTCTTGGAGGTATCTCCTGACTTCTGACAGTCTGGAGTCTGTCTTCCTGAAGTATTGTTTTAAAGACAGCATTAAACAATCCAGGTACTTGAAGCTCTGTAGACTTCCTCATGGCAGTCACTTCCTACAAGGGCAAACTACTATTTTTATAATGACTACCAAGTGCCATCTGAAATCTTTCAATTAATTGAAGGCtctaaaataatgataataaattgTAATAAAAACAGTTCCAGCTTTACACTCTGACTTTTGCTAGAAGTAGTTGTTAGTAAATAAACAAGAGGGCAAAATACctgttttccttctcttttcctttctaCATATCTAACATGCCTTGGTTTGATTTAATCTGGCCACTAACAATTATTACTGGCTTAATtgatttggaaaaaatgaaagatGTAAAGGAAAGAGTTTGCAAGAGCCTTGAATTTATGATTTACTTTTGATTAAACATGTGAATGGAATGTAAGCAAATAAGATCGATTGGATATCACAGTTAGAAATAAATATATACACAACTAGACTTGCCTCTATTGATCAGTATTTTCACGACACTGTTCCTCTTTTCGTGGGCCCTCTGCATCCAATAAGTGACATTTAACTcgttatttatatatttgtttatgttttaactTGTACAACGGGCTAACAGAAATAATCCGTGAAATGTCAGAGTTAAAAAGTATTCTACCTTC of the Montipora capricornis isolate CH-2021 chromosome 7, ASM3666992v2, whole genome shotgun sequence genome contains:
- the LOC138055401 gene encoding uncharacterized protein — translated: MANFGLSEHQLILEKLCRICGDRLKKAKDKYENSFLCDDKKDMIFEAFGVKIREDDLETCPPKFCHKCYKLASREGTRLAINIWPPHKRTGNCATCSLFKEQQKPGRRKKSRPGVKPKDDPGPKEQAEMVEGMSGTLSFQPKPTALSFSEELPQHEENCTPNPMRAPPDNVTPIPGVVPGTPPSSVLETLVPTAAVRRKALVQTPPPQEQLEAPGVATVSTATVYEEQLTVKQLLQSPKEVYTSLKEEVGLFIICQFLSQSQDGATILLKTGGQPLELVKRTRARKKTDKVTKKTVRQRSKVLAETRKAVSGGASGTQLKDELKAMARLEREALLKEALGKEFKITIPRGDILAMKADLGKTWYKVRKLRRWFDQWGLSSESEVYQRKQVQSITAPANLVCEMVPFEFKKPSCNPEIREAEFGYVADLNQFIKLHLDENEKNGRLTWNNAIPEQEIHIKLGGDAGGGSFKMAFQVANLRHPNSKTNTVVFAMFHAKDTWANLKTALMKYKEQVNTLKGATWRGKEQVVFLFGDYEFLCKVFGIAGVSGKYPCLWCLIAYEMMQLSCHAPQRGNVEKRTLQNIQQDYNKFIADGSCISRQNPVLLFQLSVRLRKCTFSLESSTNFKQCMIIKKLGLVVT